Proteins encoded in a region of the Wenzhouxiangella sp. XN201 genome:
- the mfd gene encoding transcription-repair coupling factor: MSERFSVFNPPRGDHERVDWPLLEGLPLALAISTYAGRKGGPVLVAVADGYAARHLRDDINHLGVADAELFPDWEILPYDLYSPHPDLISRRLDLLSRLPGMESGVVIAPITALMQRLPPVAWVQGQSLDLAVGDRLDNQAFRSRLHAAGYQSAEQVWQPGQFAVRGAVMDLWPMGRPEPYRLELFDDEIESIRTFDAESQRSTGKLERIDMLPAREYPFDEDSRQAFRRAFRNRFDVDLRRALPYQDVGEGHHSQGLEQYLPLFFESTSSLTDYLPQPHRLLLLPGVDEAAMDYWREVESRREQRGGDIERPVLAPDELFVPAADLVRTMEDDAAVKVTRRKPAADVVAPAPSLDLDEKAEETARKLREMDDRVLIAADTAGRRELIRDALRAGGLQPKLLDSWSAFVSGEEPLAVVEMPVSGGCRLGDRGITVLTESELFPGHTRTVRRERRTGQDPETMIKSLADLQPGALVVHLEHGIGRYLGLEVLDAGDTTAEYLCLEYAGSDKLYVPVTDLHLVSRYTGADPEAVDLHKLGSDRWARTRRKAAEKVRDAAAELLNLQARRAARQGQSFEIDRGLYARFAAGFEYEETEDQQTAIDAVLSDLASSEPMDRVVCGDVGFGKTEVALRAAFVVANSGRQVAMLAPTTLLAEQHYRNFADRFADWPVKVRLLSRSGGSAAKTVEGLEDGTVDIVIGTHRLLQKDIKFRDLGLVVIDEEQRFGVRQKERLKALRAEVDLLTLTATPIPRTLNMSMAGLRELSIIATPPAKRLAVRTFVSEWDTPTIRDAVSREFQRGGQVYYLHNEVRTMPRQVAELEELFPNARIGMAHGQMPPGEMEKTMRDFYARRINLLVCSSIIENGIDVPTANTIVINRADKFGLAQLHQLRGRVGRSHHLAYAYLITPPWKVLTRDAKKRLEAIQSLEDLGAGFTLASHDLEIRGAGELLGEDQSGQIEAIGFALYSDLLNRAVEALKNGEEPDLDEPMSITSEVDMHITAMIPDSYLPDVHQRLVLYKRISQADTDKKLDDLQVEMIDRFGLLPQEVKNLFTTAELRLRAKKLGIKRLEVGPAGGRVEFKAKPDINMGELLKMIQKESHTFELPDNDRLRIKGEFETLEDRFHMAEELLERLAPAERAAA, from the coding sequence ATGTCCGAGCGCTTTTCCGTCTTCAACCCGCCCCGCGGCGACCATGAACGCGTCGACTGGCCCCTGCTCGAGGGCCTTCCGCTGGCGCTCGCCATATCGACCTACGCCGGGCGCAAGGGCGGCCCCGTTCTGGTCGCAGTCGCCGACGGCTATGCGGCCCGTCATCTGCGCGACGACATCAATCACCTGGGCGTGGCCGATGCGGAGCTGTTTCCGGATTGGGAAATCCTGCCCTACGATCTCTATTCACCCCATCCCGACTTGATCTCGCGGCGCCTCGACCTGCTCTCGCGCCTGCCGGGCATGGAGTCGGGCGTGGTGATCGCGCCGATCACCGCCTTGATGCAGCGCCTCCCACCGGTGGCCTGGGTGCAGGGGCAAAGCCTCGACCTGGCTGTCGGCGACCGGCTCGACAACCAGGCCTTCCGCAGCCGGCTGCACGCTGCCGGCTACCAGTCCGCAGAGCAGGTGTGGCAGCCCGGCCAGTTTGCCGTGCGCGGCGCAGTCATGGATCTCTGGCCGATGGGCCGCCCCGAGCCCTATCGTCTGGAACTGTTCGACGACGAAATCGAATCGATCCGAACATTCGATGCCGAGAGCCAGCGCTCGACCGGCAAGCTCGAGCGCATCGACATGCTGCCGGCACGCGAGTATCCCTTCGACGAGGACAGTCGGCAGGCTTTCCGGCGCGCCTTCCGCAATCGATTCGACGTCGATCTCAGGCGCGCCCTGCCCTACCAGGACGTCGGCGAGGGCCATCACAGCCAGGGCCTGGAGCAGTACCTCCCGCTGTTTTTCGAATCCACTTCCAGCCTGACCGATTATCTTCCCCAACCGCATCGGCTGCTGCTGCTTCCGGGCGTCGACGAAGCAGCCATGGACTACTGGCGTGAGGTCGAATCCCGCCGGGAACAGCGCGGTGGTGACATCGAACGGCCGGTACTCGCCCCCGACGAACTGTTCGTACCGGCCGCCGACCTGGTCCGGACCATGGAAGACGACGCCGCGGTGAAGGTGACGCGACGCAAACCCGCCGCCGACGTGGTCGCGCCTGCCCCCAGCCTGGATCTGGACGAGAAGGCCGAGGAAACCGCCCGCAAGCTGCGCGAAATGGACGATCGTGTTCTCATTGCCGCCGACACCGCCGGCCGCCGCGAATTGATCCGCGATGCCCTGCGCGCCGGCGGACTGCAGCCGAAACTGCTCGATTCCTGGTCGGCCTTCGTCAGCGGCGAGGAGCCGCTGGCGGTGGTGGAAATGCCGGTCTCCGGCGGCTGCCGGCTGGGCGATCGCGGCATCACCGTGCTGACCGAAAGCGAGCTCTTCCCGGGCCATACGCGCACCGTGCGCCGCGAACGTCGCACGGGCCAGGATCCGGAAACCATGATCAAGAGCCTGGCCGACCTGCAGCCCGGCGCGCTGGTCGTCCACCTGGAACACGGTATTGGCAGGTACCTGGGCCTGGAAGTGCTCGATGCCGGGGACACGACGGCCGAGTACCTGTGCCTTGAATACGCCGGCAGCGACAAGCTCTACGTGCCGGTGACCGACCTGCACTTGGTCAGCCGCTATACCGGCGCCGATCCAGAAGCGGTCGACTTGCATAAACTCGGCTCCGACCGCTGGGCGCGGACCCGCCGCAAGGCGGCCGAGAAAGTGCGCGATGCCGCCGCGGAACTGCTCAACCTGCAGGCGCGACGTGCAGCCCGGCAGGGCCAGAGCTTCGAGATCGACCGCGGTCTGTACGCGCGTTTTGCCGCAGGATTCGAGTACGAGGAAACCGAGGACCAGCAAACCGCCATCGACGCCGTGCTGTCCGACCTGGCCTCGAGTGAACCCATGGACCGCGTCGTCTGCGGCGACGTCGGCTTCGGCAAGACCGAGGTCGCGCTACGCGCCGCCTTCGTCGTCGCCAATTCCGGCCGCCAGGTCGCCATGCTCGCGCCCACGACCTTGCTGGCCGAACAGCACTACCGCAACTTCGCGGATCGCTTCGCCGACTGGCCGGTCAAAGTGCGATTGCTGTCGCGCTCAGGCGGCTCTGCCGCAAAAACGGTCGAGGGCCTGGAAGACGGCACGGTGGATATCGTCATCGGTACCCACCGCCTGCTTCAGAAGGACATCAAGTTTCGCGATCTCGGCCTGGTCGTCATCGACGAAGAGCAGCGCTTCGGCGTCCGCCAGAAAGAGCGGCTCAAGGCCCTGCGCGCCGAGGTCGACCTGCTCACGCTCACCGCCACGCCGATTCCGCGCACGCTCAACATGTCGATGGCGGGCCTGCGCGAACTGTCGATCATCGCCACGCCGCCGGCCAAGCGACTGGCGGTTCGCACCTTCGTGTCCGAGTGGGACACGCCGACCATCCGCGATGCCGTCTCGCGCGAGTTCCAGCGCGGCGGGCAGGTCTACTACCTGCACAACGAGGTGCGCACCATGCCGCGCCAGGTCGCGGAACTCGAGGAACTGTTTCCCAACGCCCGTATCGGCATGGCCCACGGCCAGATGCCGCCGGGCGAGATGGAAAAGACCATGCGTGATTTCTATGCGCGTCGCATCAACCTGCTGGTGTGCTCGAGTATCATCGAAAACGGCATCGACGTGCCCACGGCCAACACCATCGTCATCAACCGCGCCGACAAGTTCGGCCTGGCCCAGCTGCACCAGCTGCGCGGCCGCGTCGGCCGCTCGCACCACCTGGCCTACGCCTACCTGATCACCCCGCCGTGGAAGGTGCTCACGCGCGATGCCAAGAAACGGCTGGAGGCCATCCAGTCCCTGGAAGACCTGGGCGCGGGCTTCACCCTGGCCAGCCACGACCTCGAAATCCGCGGCGCCGGCGAGCTGCTCGGCGAAGACCAGTCTGGCCAGATCGAAGCGATCGGCTTCGCGCTTTACTCCGACCTGCTCAACCGCGCCGTCGAGGCCTTGAAGAACGGCGAGGAGCCGGACCTGGACGAACCGATGTCGATCACCAGCGAGGTCGACATGCACATCACGGCCATGATCCCCGACAGCTACCTGCCCGACGTGCACCAGCGCCTGGTGCTCTACAAACGCATCAGCCAGGCCGACACCGACAAGAAGCTCGACGACCTGCAGGTCGAGATGATCGACCGCTTCGGCCTGCTGCCGCAGGAAGTCAAAAACCTGTTCACCACCGCTGAGTTGAGACTGCGCGCCAAGAAGCTGGGCATCAAGCGACTTGAAGTCGGACCGGCCGGCGGCCGCGTGGAGTTCAAGGCCAAGCCGGACATCAACATGGGCGAGCTTTTGAAGATGATCCAGAAGGAATCGCACACCTTCGAACTGCCCGACAACGAT
- the thrS gene encoding threonine--tRNA ligase, which translates to MVQITLPDGSRKDFERSVTVHEVAESIGPGLAKAALAGEVEGRLVDTSYTIERDAELRIITARDDEGLEIIRHSTAHLLAQAVKRLYPETQVTIGPVVDDGFYYDFAREEPFRPEDLEKIESEMAKIVAEDIAVEREVMGRDEAVEFFRDQGEEYKAKIIADIPADETLSLYRQGDFIDLCRGPHVPSTGKLGAFKLTKLAGAYWRGDSDNEMLQRIYGTAWPDKKQLKAYLKRLEEAEKRDHRKLGARLDLYHIQPEAPGMVFWHDRGWRIYLALQDYIRGRLQEAGYEEIHTPSIVDRSLWEKSGHWENFGDDMFITSSEDRVYAVKPMNCPCHVQVFNQGLKSYRDLPLRMAEFGSCHRNEPSGALHGLMRVRNFVQDDAHIFCTEDQIRDEVLAFNKLVFDVYNDFGFTDVAVKLSTRPEKRVGSDAVWDKAEKALAEALEAAEIEYELQPGEGAFYGPKIEFSLTDCIGRVWQCGTMQVDFSMPGRLGAEYVDEDGERRVPVMLHRAILGSIERFIGVLIEHYAGDLPLWLAPVQAVVMNITDAQADYVREVTNILNRQGFRVDSDLRNEKIGYKIRARTLEKIPYLLVVGDREVENRQVAVRLRDGTDLGAMPIDDLVNRLSTEVAQRGPIADN; encoded by the coding sequence ATGGTTCAGATTACGCTTCCAGACGGTAGCCGGAAGGATTTCGAGCGTTCGGTGACGGTGCACGAGGTGGCCGAGTCGATCGGGCCGGGCCTGGCCAAGGCGGCTTTGGCCGGGGAGGTCGAAGGTCGGCTGGTGGACACCAGCTATACGATCGAGCGCGATGCCGAGTTGCGCATCATCACCGCGCGTGACGACGAGGGCCTGGAGATCATCCGGCATTCGACGGCGCACCTGCTCGCCCAGGCAGTGAAACGTCTGTATCCCGAAACGCAGGTCACCATCGGCCCGGTGGTCGACGACGGCTTTTATTACGACTTCGCGCGCGAGGAGCCATTCCGCCCCGAGGATCTCGAGAAGATCGAGTCGGAGATGGCGAAGATCGTGGCCGAGGACATCGCGGTTGAACGCGAGGTCATGGGACGCGACGAGGCGGTCGAGTTCTTCCGCGATCAGGGCGAGGAATACAAGGCGAAGATCATCGCCGACATTCCGGCCGACGAGACGCTCTCGCTTTATCGTCAGGGTGATTTCATCGACCTTTGCCGCGGCCCGCACGTGCCTTCGACCGGCAAGCTGGGCGCGTTCAAGCTGACCAAGCTGGCCGGCGCCTACTGGCGCGGCGACTCCGACAACGAGATGCTGCAGCGCATCTACGGCACCGCCTGGCCGGACAAGAAGCAGCTCAAGGCCTACCTCAAGCGCCTGGAAGAGGCCGAGAAGCGCGACCACCGCAAGCTCGGCGCGCGCTTGGATCTCTACCACATCCAGCCCGAGGCGCCGGGCATGGTGTTCTGGCACGACCGCGGCTGGCGCATCTACCTGGCGCTGCAGGACTACATCCGCGGCCGTCTGCAGGAGGCCGGATACGAGGAAATCCACACGCCCTCGATCGTCGATCGCAGCCTGTGGGAGAAGTCCGGCCACTGGGAGAACTTCGGCGACGACATGTTCATTACCTCCTCGGAGGACCGGGTATACGCCGTCAAGCCGATGAACTGCCCCTGCCACGTGCAGGTATTCAACCAGGGGCTGAAGAGCTACCGCGACCTGCCGCTGCGCATGGCCGAGTTCGGCTCCTGCCATCGAAACGAGCCCTCGGGCGCGCTGCACGGCCTGATGCGCGTGCGCAACTTCGTTCAGGACGATGCCCATATCTTCTGTACCGAAGATCAGATTCGAGACGAAGTGCTGGCCTTCAACAAGCTGGTGTTCGACGTCTACAACGATTTCGGTTTTACCGACGTGGCGGTCAAGCTCTCGACCCGGCCGGAAAAGCGCGTCGGATCGGACGCCGTCTGGGACAAGGCCGAGAAGGCCCTGGCCGAGGCGCTCGAGGCCGCCGAGATCGAATACGAGCTGCAGCCGGGCGAGGGTGCCTTCTACGGGCCCAAGATCGAGTTCTCGCTGACCGACTGCATTGGCCGCGTGTGGCAGTGCGGCACCATGCAGGTCGATTTTTCCATGCCCGGCCGCCTGGGCGCGGAATATGTCGACGAAGACGGCGAGCGGCGCGTGCCGGTGATGCTGCATCGCGCCATCCTGGGCTCGATCGAGCGCTTCATCGGTGTCCTGATCGAGCACTATGCCGGCGATCTGCCGCTGTGGCTGGCGCCGGTGCAGGCCGTGGTGATGAACATCACCGATGCCCAGGCCGACTATGTGCGAGAGGTCACCAACATTCTGAATCGTCAAGGATTTCGGGTGGACTCGGACTTGCGTAACGAGAAGATCGGCTATAAAATCCGCGCCCGCACGCTCGAGAAGATTCCGTATCTGCTGGTGGTGGGTGATCGCGAGGTGGAGAATCGCCAGGTGGCGGTGCGTCTGCGTGACGGCACCGACCTGGGGGCGATGCCGATCGACGATCTGGTCAATCGCCTGTCCACAGAGGTAGCGCAGCGCGGCCCAATCGCGGATAATTGA
- the infC gene encoding translation initiation factor IF-3 has protein sequence MATDKKTRRNEDITAREVRVVGSDGEQIGVMGIRDALVRAEEEGMDLVEIAPQAEPPVCRIMDWGKFRFEESKKAQAARKKQKQIQIKEVKFRPGTDDHDYDVKMRNLRRFIEDGDKVKVTLRFRGREMAHQELGRDLLKRVEHDMAEETVVEQHPRMEGRQMVMMLSPRKAT, from the coding sequence ATCGCAACGGATAAGAAGACCCGACGCAACGAGGACATTACGGCGCGAGAAGTACGCGTGGTTGGATCCGACGGCGAACAGATCGGGGTGATGGGGATCAGGGATGCGCTGGTCCGTGCCGAGGAAGAAGGCATGGATCTGGTGGAGATCGCGCCGCAGGCCGAGCCACCCGTCTGCCGTATCATGGACTGGGGCAAATTCCGCTTCGAAGAGTCCAAGAAGGCGCAGGCAGCGCGCAAGAAGCAGAAACAGATTCAGATCAAGGAAGTGAAGTTCCGCCCGGGAACCGACGATCACGACTACGACGTCAAGATGCGCAACCTGCGCCGGTTCATCGAGGACGGAGACAAGGTCAAGGTGACCCTTCGCTTCCGAGGTCGGGAAATGGCCCACCAGGAACTGGGCCGCGACCTGCTCAAGCGGGTCGAGCATGACATGGCCGAAGAAACGGTCGTGGAGCAGCACCCGCGGATGGAAGGCCGGCAGATGGTGATGATGCTGTCACCCAGAAAGGCCACCTGA
- the rpmI gene encoding 50S ribosomal protein L35 has product MPKMKSNRGAAKRFRATGSGRIKRKRAYHSHILTKKDTKRKRRLRASTLVNRADEKAVRQMLPKL; this is encoded by the coding sequence ATGCCGAAGATGAAGAGCAACCGAGGCGCTGCCAAGCGCTTCCGGGCTACCGGTAGCGGGCGCATCAAGCGCAAGCGCGCCTACCACAGCCATATCCTCACCAAGAAGGACACCAAGCGCAAGCGTCGCCTGCGTGCTTCCACCCTGGTCAACCGCGCGGACGAGAAAGCCGTGCGCCAGATGCTGCCGAAGCTGTAA
- the rplT gene encoding 50S ribosomal protein L20: protein MARVKRGVIARRRHRKVLSRAKGYYGARRKVYRVAKQAVIKAGQYSYRDRRQRKRDFRSLWIQRINAAAREHGLSYSRFINGLKLAEVAIDRKVLADLAVNDKAAFKALAEKAQSSLG, encoded by the coding sequence ATGGCAAGAGTCAAGCGTGGAGTTATCGCCCGTCGTCGTCACCGCAAGGTGCTCAGCCGGGCCAAGGGTTATTACGGCGCACGCCGCAAGGTCTATCGCGTTGCCAAGCAGGCGGTCATCAAGGCCGGCCAGTACAGCTACCGTGACCGCCGTCAGCGCAAGCGCGATTTCCGCAGCCTGTGGATCCAGCGGATCAACGCCGCGGCCCGTGAGCACGGCCTGTCCTACAGCCGGTTCATCAACGGCCTGAAGCTGGCTGAGGTCGCCATCGACCGCAAGGTGCTGGCTGACCTGGCCGTCAATGACAAGGCCGCCTTCAAGGCGCTGGCCGAGAAAGCTCAGTCCAGTCTGGGCTGA
- the pheS gene encoding phenylalanine--tRNA ligase subunit alpha, which produces MDTSASQDLLEDALEQVAKADSERTLDEVRVRFLGKKGALTAQLKALGQLPPEQRREAGQQINRAKQTLEQAIAQRAERLARERLDARLAEEQIDVTLPGRTTSAGGVHPVNRAMHRLLDIFQRLGFEVATGPEVEDDYYNFEALNFPPHHPARAMHDTFYLPDGRLLRTHTSPVQIRVMKERGAPVRIVAPGRVYRSDSDQTHTPQFHQIEGLLVDRDVTFADLKGMLSDFVNAFFEDDLEMRLRPSYFPFTEPSAEVDVRWRHPDGSAGDWLEVLGCGMVHPNVLENCGVDPEVYTGYAWGLGVERFAMLRYRVDDLRLFFDNELRFLRQFR; this is translated from the coding sequence ATGGACACCTCGGCATCGCAGGATCTGCTCGAGGACGCCCTTGAGCAGGTCGCCAAGGCCGACAGCGAGCGAACCCTGGACGAAGTCCGGGTTCGCTTTCTTGGCAAAAAGGGGGCGCTGACCGCACAGCTCAAGGCTCTGGGGCAGCTTCCGCCCGAACAGCGGCGCGAGGCCGGCCAGCAGATCAATCGCGCCAAGCAGACCCTCGAACAGGCCATCGCACAGCGCGCAGAACGACTGGCGCGCGAGCGGCTCGATGCCCGCCTGGCCGAAGAACAGATCGACGTGACCCTGCCGGGGCGGACGACATCTGCCGGCGGCGTGCATCCGGTCAATCGGGCAATGCATCGCCTGCTCGATATTTTTCAGCGCCTGGGATTCGAGGTCGCCACCGGTCCCGAGGTCGAGGACGATTACTACAATTTCGAGGCACTCAACTTTCCGCCGCATCACCCGGCCCGGGCGATGCACGATACCTTCTATCTGCCCGACGGCCGCTTGCTGCGAACCCACACCTCGCCGGTGCAGATTCGCGTCATGAAGGAACGTGGTGCACCGGTGCGCATCGTGGCGCCCGGTCGCGTGTATCGTTCCGATTCGGATCAGACGCACACACCGCAATTCCACCAGATCGAAGGCCTGCTGGTCGACCGGGACGTGACATTTGCCGACCTCAAGGGCATGTTGTCGGACTTCGTCAACGCCTTTTTCGAGGACGATCTCGAGATGCGCTTGAGGCCGTCCTATTTCCCGTTCACCGAGCCCTCGGCCGAGGTCGACGTGCGCTGGCGCCATCCCGACGGGTCGGCCGGCGACTGGCTGGAGGTGCTGGGCTGCGGCATGGTCCATCCCAACGTGCTCGAGAATTGCGGCGTCGATCCCGAGGTCTACACCGGCTATGCCTGGGGGCTGGGTGTCGAGCGCTTTGCCATGCTGCGCTATCGCGTCGACGATCTGCGCCTGTTTTTCGACAACGAACTGCGCTTCCTGCGCCAGTTTCGCTGA